Genomic window (Primulina eburnea isolate SZY01 chromosome 8, ASM2296580v1, whole genome shotgun sequence):
ACGTACAAGTGCATGCATTCCAAATATTCAAGAATTGAATTAGTCAAATGTCAGTTTTTCATGCAATGAGCTAATACACAATTgactttaaaattatttaacttCTAGTTAATTTTTCCTCAAACTTAGTTAGTAAAAAAGACTTGTGATTGGTTAGTAGTCTTTGCGCAACAATGAATTCAGACAGTCCAATGAAAGTTTAGGGAATGAGAAAACCAgggaataaattaaaaaatcatttacatAACTCTTATAATTGAAAGAATAAAACTAGTTATGAAAATCTTTCTTAGATTATCTTTCTATAAACTTTCATTTATTTACACACCACACCTTGACTATTTCCACTGCCAAAACTCGAACACAAACCTTCATTGTCCACATAATGGGATAGACTAGTTTACATTAGACACGTAAAtattaccatgctctagtagtAAAGTTGGCATTTAGATAAGCATTAACGAAACCAAGCACGAGATAAATAGCGAAATAGTAGTAAAGTTGCAAGCGTCCGAGAAGATCCATTAACACATTAAATATAACGTATAACAAGATACAGAAGTAGTGATATAGCCAATCATCTTGCCATTCATGTAAATTAGCAGGTAGAACATGAGAGCATGTTAGGGGCATTTGCGTTGAACGTAAGAAGCTCCGTGCTCTTCATACCTGTCATCACCACAGCATATAAATTATGAATCTGCTACAAAGATATTATACGTAAAGAAAGTGTATGGACTGAAAGGCACGAGAACTCACTCAGACTTGGAAAACCACATTTGCTGAAAGGAACCAAGAGATGCCAATATGCTCCCCCCGATCCAAACGCTGTATTGACAACACTCGTCAGCAAACAATTTTGGTCGTAATACACAAGTCACTTTTTGATTGGAATTTTTTCTTGACATAGCTTGAAATCTGAAGTTCGAGATCAAAGGTTTGCTATTCCGAAAGTGAATATCTTAAAGCATTCTTAAGGCAAGCAAAAGTGCTCCAGACAAATACAAATTTACTCTAGAAACCGAAGTGGACAGCAGCTAAAACAAAGCGACTTCCAGACAACTCTTACATAGGCGCATTGACAAAGAATACTCAAAACAATTAGTAACAAAACTTCTCAAATTATGACCGTTTTAATTTCACAGATCAGATATTTTGATCATTATTTAATCATCGACACTGATACGAAAAAATCCGGTacagaaaatattttgattggcACTCTTGAGATATCAAAATAGGTACACTCAATATTTTTGTACCATTTAATCCTAACATGTCCATAATATAAACTATGGTAAAGTTTAAGACTCAATGAAACACAAGAATACAACCGCATATACAGCTGATTCACTCGTGAAAGAGGAGTAGAGCGACAAAGGCAAAAGATGCTGTCGAGCAGTGGTACACAAATAAACATAACCTGAATCTCCTTTCAGTAGCATTTCCACTTGCCAACACTTTGACCCTTGCTGCTTGAGGGGATTCCTAGAAACAACATAATCAGCATCAAAAAGCCACTCCTTAAAACGTTAAAGATGCCACACACTATTCCAAGTAGCTGTCTTTATCGTAATATAGAATGTCAATAAATTGAAGTGATTCACTCGAATAGTACTATGAGAATGAAATGTTAATTCAACTCCATCACCAATGCCGTAAATTCCCACTATATTAAGCTTATCCCTACACATCACTACAGGAGTCAATATATTATCTTAATCTTTACAAATTTCAATGGGTAAGTGAAAAAACCAGCATATGTTGTGCTAACCCATATAGCAAATATAAGACCAAGAGGCAACCAAACTAAGCAACTGCTAATCAAAGACTAGTATAATCCTCAATAAGGAAATGCTATGACCACCTTCCTGCCCTCCTTTTATAAAAGCACCGCTCTTTGGCAATCAACAACAAATAATACAAGAAACATTTCATCAAAACAAGTCATGTATGTTCATAAAGAAGATGGCACCTCCAACAAGTCTTTCTCAAGACGTTCTTTCAGCTGTTGCATTGATGCAGTACCGCCAGCAAGCTGCACAACATAGAATTATTCTATTAAAATCCCTACAACTTAGTTTGGCTGGGCCCAAGGAACCGTCATTTagtattaaatttcttttacaATAATCAAATCTCCTAAAATCTAAAATTTATGGTTCCCGTTTTCCAAAATTATTGCAGGGGAAAAAAAGTAAATTACAATAGTAAGACTACTGTATACATATATTTGAAAGTGTGTCAAGTTTCACATGGGAGCCACAGAAACTGTGCCAATACAACTTCTGACATAAACTTGAAAGTTAAGTGTGGATCTGTTGTGCTTATCCTGCTATAGaactttaaaaaataataataattagggATGGatcaataaataataataataatagtgtCCAACTCAAACAAAGAGCAACAATGAAAAAACACAAGTCCTATAACAAATACAAAAGAGTAGATTGCAAAAAACATATTTCCTTTACACTCCCCGTAAGTATGTAGACAGAACCTTCATCTGTTCATGACAAAACAAATTTAACAAAATTACTTCATTAACATGACACTGTCCTTCAGAAAACAGCCAACTAAGTTAGCGTCCAAGCAGAGGAGCAAATCTACAAGATGGAAGGGGTCCCAAGCTGGGGACAAACCAGTGTAGAGGACAGAAAACGTGGAAAAAAAGAGATAAATTTGAAGCTGATACATGATTCAACTCTTACCAACTACACAACAGACAAGAACACTCAGAATTGGGAATACTTGAAATGTGGAAAGAGAAGGAAGAGACACGTACCAAAATGCTGCTAAAAAGTTCTCTTCGGATGTCAACATCGCACTTGTTTATGCTCTCAATAACCTGGAAATTTTCAGGAATGACCAACTAACTGAAACTAGGAATGAAAGAAGAACCAGTAATGAGCATTGAGAACAAATATAAGTTTAGTGAAAGAAAAGAGTAATTACCATTTGAGGCAGACCACGGACAGATGAAGCAATCTCTAAAGAATTTTCCATACCAGGTATAGTCTAAGATGGGCATCAAATTGTCAGTACAAGTTGCTAAGTAGAAGCAAAAAGGTCAAGCATAAACTAGATAAGATTCAAATATTCTGTAAGGGCATATCCCGTAACTAGAAAGAATCTCTTATAAACCACAAGACATGGACGTCTCTGACCACAacaaataaaacacaaaaaaaatggAGGATATCAAGAAGAAATCAAGAGCAAACAATCTTAAAAAAGCACATGATGTATAAACAGATGGTAATTTTATGGCATGACTCTAGTCACAATTAAAGTATTGAATGTGGATCGATTTCCGAAAATAAATTATGTGACATCCCCTCCTTTTCATTTGCTTTGTTAGTCTGTCCACCTTATAACAAGACAATATTCCAATTTTTACGTATATTAGGCTTTCAATATAAATCACTTCTCATTAATAAATGACTTTCCTCCCCAAAGAAACAACAGTAGACTGTCCCTTGATATGCATTCATGTTGCAGCTTACCcatttttaagtacaagtattcctTGATATCAGTATAGTGTCATTCTCGCCGGACAACATGGTGTGAGACTGTGAGCTTGTATACCAGACTCATACTGAATGATTGCCTTGTCCTCAATGCCCTGAATAATTTGCTTTAGGGTTTTTAATAACAGAGGTCAAACTTagatgatatgatttgattgttcCAAATTGCTTCATAGAGATCGAGGGTTGTTCTATAGGAGTAGAAGTTCTGTAACGCAACTGCAGCTTAACCTTAGAAGTAACAATTTCCCTTCGTAGAAGGATCAGCCATGTGTGATTATCATATCatatgataaaataaaaaaaatatccagGAACAtggattaaataaaaaatcttcaGAGATGCCCCAATCTCGTACAATGCATGCAAATATCACACAAGTATCAAGGTATCAAAAAAATCCCAGAACAAAAACGTGAAGCAAACACCAACGGAAACACATAACTAGATAAATATAACCTATATCCCATTACTGGGTCTTCACAAAACAGGTACAAAGATTATAGATGTCCTGCACTAACCTGGACGAGAGATGGATTGAATAGTACATCAGGAACTTTGAATCTGTCAGCACCAATTTCAATCGTCctgcattaaaataaataactaaacaACTTGGTAGCAAAAGAACAAAATAGTAATCGAccacatgaacatacaaatttatgattatatttaacaaaaaaatattatgacCAAATTCTAGTTGATTCCTCAAAAAGGAAAATAAATGCATAAACAGTTAAATCATGCTGAAGTTGAACTAGCTAATCTTCACCATATATTCTCGCGAAAGGTGAAAAGAACCATCAGTTGAATGGCGTAGCTTAATCCTATCACATTAGAGAtcttatatccaaatttcaaggATGGAGAATTGAGGAATAAAAATAGCTTACAGACAAACTTACTGTCCATCAGGAAGCTCGTAAGGTGTCATTGGGATGTTGGAATATGAAGTCTCTGAGAGAAAGGAGAAGGGTCAGCAATTTTAACTTTCTAATCCAACACAAATCATAGAATAGTATGTGAGTTGCCATAGACGGGACAAGTCAATAAATTACATCCACAAGGCCAAACGTTTTACTGATCAGGCACAAAGATTAGTAAGATTAATGAGAGAAGACCACAAGAAATTCTGTCTTTTTCCTAGATACCATGAAAAATATAGTTGGTGTAAGATGCAAAATATTAGCTGATCACCAACTAGTTGTGACTAAGGCTCGTCTGATGATAATGTTCACAGCAGGTCTTGTAAATCCAGTGGAATTGGATAGTACAGAGAACTCGTGCATAGCATTatcataatttatatattttctatgTCCACGGCCATGTAAAGACAAAGGAACTTTTTCCTTTTGGACCGAGAAATTTCTATACAAATTCACAACTAAAATACCAGCATGTCTTAGATAACAGTAGTCATATTGTGATTCATTTACAGGGTTATGATAGAGAGTAACTTGTATTCAGTATAAATAATTCATTTAGTCTACCCTGTCTTGGTGgtaaattgtaaaattaattataGCAAAAACAAATATTAGCTacatttaagtatttaaaaaatgCCAACACAATATTTAGCTGAATAAATCACTTTGATACATTTAGGAGCACAAACCATCATAAGGGGTGTCCGGCACTCGGCATACACATTCTTTAATATCTCCGACAATAACTCTCtgtcacaaataaaaattctttTAAGTAAATGAAGGAGGACCAGCAAGTAACAAGCCTGATCAAACACACACCTGAGAATAGAGTTTGTAGCTTTCTGTTGTATTTGGGAAGTCAAGGTCCATAATCTGTGAGATCCAAAAGAAAGGGTCATAAGCAGTCATAGAAAACAAATCAACAACAGCAACTGCAATGAAGTAGGCATAACATTCAAACAAAAACCATCAAGAAGTTTAAGTTTCAGCTAAGTTGAAGATATGTTAGGTTTATTTTTCCGTTCAGAATGCAGCCAAGGATTATGGCATATTTGAACAAGTGGAGAGCATTCTTCAGTAGTCTGAATCAAGCTAGCAAAGGCTCCCAGATCTATCCACACTTCAAGTGCAACACAGAGCTAGTGCAAAATTTATGTTGTACTTTAATTTTATAGATTTCATCACAGTACCAGAAACAAGCTATCAATTAACAGTTAAAATAGAAATAAAAACCTAAGTAGCACGCCAAATGCCTACCAGAAGTAAAGTGAAGGAttattcaaaaaaattcaaataaataaaggACAGATCACCTGAAATTCTCCCGGACGAATTTCCTTCCGTTTAAATGCATATCGAGGTTTTATCTACATTTCCGATGATAAGAAAGCAGGAAGAATCAAAGAACAGATGGAAAAGAAATAAAAGTACATGTCAATAGTAGCTACCAGTTTAGTTTCTGTTAAATCGCAAACTAATATGGAGGGGAAAACCTTACAGGAAGTCCTTTGTGTTCCAGGCTTTTCAATAAGCAATCAGTGAGAAATTCTCCCCCGACAGGAGATGTTGCCACAGCCTATGTCAAGCGTGGAGCAAAACAATATGTAATTAGAATGGGGAAACTTATCCAATTCCAAAATAAAAAGTTAATACATCAACAGTAGAATGACACCGACTTTTAAAACTTGATGACCCATTAAATAAAAGAAAGCCTCCCAGAGATCCAAAATACTAATTTAGCCAATTAGTATCCAGAATACTAACCAGTCCTTTTAAACCACCAAGAGAAGAAAGTCAAACCAAAAATCAAACCCTGTATACGTACGTATAGAATATCCAttggggtgggggggggggggggggggcggAAGGGGGGTATTTAGGTAGTATGTGTGATCAGGAAAAGTCAATCAAAATGTAGCAGGGGGAAATGCTGCCATGGGATAAAAAGTTGACTAATAGATTCTGAACAAGGTATATGAAATTGAAAGGGTGGACAGTGACTGAAGTTTTGTTAGAAGAACTTGGCGAAGGGGGATTCATCTATGATATCAAGTTTAACTAAGATAATCACTTGACTCATTTGTTTTTCTCACACCCGAGCTCAATGACATTGACAAAGAATTTCTCTAATGTCTTTGTTATATATTGCACGTACAAGACCAACAAATACGATATGCCACTTCTTGATGTCATTGGCATGTCAAGTTTCCACAAGTTAGTTTATTCAAATCTTGTGTTTATGCAGAAGGAGGAAGAGGAAGATTACATTTGAGCATTAGAGAGATTCAATAAAATTTTAGGAGTTGACAAATGTCCAAAAGTAATTGCTACGGACAGGGAATTAGTATTGATGAATGTCATCTACAAGGTACTTCCAAGTACAACAAATCTCTTGTGAATATGGCATATACAAAGAAAATAATTTGTCCAAAAAAAGTTGACTAAGAGATTCTGAACAAGGTATATGAAATTGAATAACCCAATAATACCTATAATATGAGTATCACCAAATACTTAACACAGAAGGAAGTACCTTCTGAAGAACATATCCATCATGAACTGGTGCCACAGTAGTTGATCCTCCACCACTGAAACAAGCAACAGTAGCAACGAATTAATACTAGATGGTGCCAAATAATAAATCTGGGAAACCATTACAAGCACAAaagataaatattatattttgtaaaAGGAATCAAGGTTATACCTTGtctaataaatttataaaaaagagaaattgttTTATAGGAACGATTCTGAAAGCAAAAATAGTGAATCAGTTTTCTCTAATAACAGAATAGTAGTACAAAAAAATTGTCTATGGTCTGTGGAAGTTGGAAAGACCAAAAAAATTCCGTGTGAAGGAATATGAGAAAACAACCAGAGTTCTCTGAGACAGGTGATTAGCAAATACTTGAGCAGGAAGAAGCACAAATGGTCAAAATTAAGCAAAAATAGAAACATCAATAACAGGAGAGTAATAAGTAAGGCCAGTCAATTCAAAACCAAGGAcctgaaaataatattttggcaACATTAGGCTAGAGTGGCACATTTAGGAAGATACAGATAAAACTTTGCAGATTTTCTAATACAGATTTTGAATTATAAATCATTGATGTTCTTTTTCGGTGACTGATTTGAACATAAGAATGAAAACGAACTTCTGATTTTAGCATCACTCCACAAGTTTAGATTGATTTATAAATGAGAAAGACCACTCCATTCAGAATTTCTCCGCATCAATGACATTTCCCAGGAACGAAATAGCTCTTGTAACTAATGGTGCATAAGAGAGCAATTTATGGAAAACTAAAAACCGATAATTTTCTCAGGAACTTTGCAACCAAATTAGGTTTGGAATTAAGATGAGTGTGGAGATCAATTCAGATTAACAAAGATTTCATGGTTTTATGACTCTAATCAGCACACAGACTGCTCTTTCATtggagaaaaaaattaaaaaataaaataacagtCGTAAACCATCAAAAGAGCGACTGGCTGTAAGTTTATGATACCTCAACAATAAATTTATGTgtcttttttgaaaaaaaaggaaaattcCTCTGTTTAGCTTCAAATTGGTGGAAGTAAATATCAGGCGATTATCAATGGAAGGTTCACAAGCATATCGTAACCTTGGAAATAAATGGAACTGTGATCAGTATAACAAGTAGCAATACACTCCTACCTATCAACGACTAAAGAGGTGGCCCGTCCGGATGCAAAAGACGTGAGGACCTAGCACCAACAGACAAGGGAATTAAAACTCTATTCCAAATTATGAAAAAAGAAATTGTTAATAGTGGGCATGCAAGACAGCAATCGGGGGTGCTCACAGCATTTTTGGCCAAAAATAATGCAGGAACTTGGTATTTCTCAAACATGATCTCCGCAGACCTGTTAGACAAAAAAATCACTTAACAATCACGATAAAACTCACAAAATATCAGCCAAAGTAAGACCAAATAAAACTACTACGAATTACCACATGTTAATATGAAGAATGTAACTTGTGAAGCATTT
Coding sequences:
- the LOC140838424 gene encoding actin-related protein 4-like → MYGGDEVSAIVVDLGFHTCKAGYAGEDAPKAVFPSDVGSIDLMEVDDIDNSDKNSGSALDSKSKGKRKLYVGSQDMGFRRDHMEVLSPIKDGIVVDWDMVENIWDHALRKCLLIDPKEHPMLLAEPCFNTQLQREKSAEIMFEKYQVPALFLAKNAVLTSFASGRATSLVVDSGGGSTTVAPVHDGYVLQKAVATSPVGGEFLTDCLLKSLEHKGLPIKPRYAFKRKEIRPGEFQIMDLDFPNTTESYKLYSQRVIVGDIKECVCRVPDTPYDETSYSNIPMTPYELPDGQTIEIGADRFKVPDVLFNPSLVQTIPGMENSLEIASSVRGLPQMVIESINKCDVDIRRELFSSILLAGGTASMQQLKERLEKDLLEESPQAARVKVLASGNATERRFSVWIGGSILASLGSFQQMWFSKSEYEEHGASYVQRKCP